Proteins from one Pyrobaculum neutrophilum V24Sta genomic window:
- the lysX gene encoding lysine biosynthesis protein LysX encodes MWLFLTRHGEIDFVYDVARLDERLLLDALKRRGAAVRLVKAEEVLAPEGFGNVGVIRLAARSRVIPAAFTYEANGGLSINSAQSLVLSHDKYLTYLRLREYGVPTPRTYLAFGLEAARAAAEKLSYPVIVKPTDGSWGRYVSMVKSAEDLETVVMHRQAMESDLHIYLVQEYVEKPGRDIRVTVVGDRAVAAIYRIASADWRTNTARGGRAEPVKIDPELEEVAVRASKAVGTYYSGVDVVETPRGYLVLEVNGVPEFKNVQRVTGVDVAGEIAGLIIDVVRR; translated from the coding sequence ATGTGGCTCTTCTTGACGCGCCATGGGGAAATCGACTTCGTGTACGACGTTGCTCGCCTAGATGAGAGGCTGTTGCTTGACGCTTTGAAGAGGCGGGGGGCCGCGGTGCGGCTTGTCAAAGCCGAGGAGGTTCTAGCGCCAGAGGGCTTCGGCAACGTTGGCGTGATTAGGCTGGCGGCGCGCTCGAGGGTTATACCGGCGGCCTTCACCTATGAGGCAAACGGGGGGCTCTCCATAAACTCCGCCCAGTCGCTCGTCCTCTCCCACGACAAATACCTAACCTACCTCCGCCTGAGGGAGTACGGGGTCCCCACTCCCAGGACCTACCTGGCCTTCGGCCTGGAGGCGGCCCGGGCCGCCGCCGAGAAGCTGTCGTACCCCGTCATCGTGAAGCCGACGGATGGCTCCTGGGGGAGGTACGTCAGCATGGTGAAATCCGCCGAGGATCTGGAGACTGTGGTTATGCACAGGCAGGCTATGGAGAGCGACCTCCACATATACCTCGTGCAGGAATACGTGGAGAAGCCCGGGCGGGACATCAGGGTGACGGTGGTGGGCGATAGGGCGGTGGCGGCGATTTATAGAATCGCCTCGGCCGACTGGCGGACAAACACGGCGCGGGGGGGCAGGGCGGAGCCCGTGAAGATAGACCCCGAGCTGGAGGAGGTCGCGGTGAGGGCGAGCAAGGCGGTGGGGACGTACTACTCGGGGGTAGACGTGGTGGAGACGCCCCGGGGCTACCTGGTGCTGGAGGTCAACGGCGTACCCGAGTTCAAAAACGTCCAGAGGGTAACCGGCGTGGATGTGGCGGGGGAGATCGCCGGCCTTATAATAGACGTCGTAAGGAGGTAG
- a CDS encoding SWIM zinc finger family protein, producing MLCKEAAKGAVYKLNEEVYIRSVERRGLWLVALCYVRSQSRREECYQVVLKLKLGTRYFTGRCECPDFRYRGGPCKHIVRAKVALREYLKAATSLRRLL from the coding sequence GTGCTTTGTAAAGAGGCGGCGAAAGGCGCCGTCTACAAACTGAACGAGGAGGTCTACATAAGGAGCGTGGAGAGGAGGGGACTCTGGCTAGTCGCCCTCTGCTATGTGCGATCCCAGAGCAGGAGGGAGGAGTGCTACCAGGTGGTGCTGAAGCTCAAGCTGGGGACGAGGTACTTCACGGGCCGCTGCGAGTGCCCAGACTTCAGATACAGGGGAGGGCCCTGTAAACACATCGTGAGGGCGAAGGTGGCCCTTAGGGAGTACCTCAAGGCGGCTACCTCCTTACGACGTCTATTATAA
- a CDS encoding initiation factor 2B related produces MHTTASPPAALRRPSAQLYIRLIYYVEELAREWVRGASWYLERAVDIVSKVADPLPTAERLRGVRPGMAPLDFLYLVLREAVSRGVDARAAAARVAAYAKEARDRLSRGVQSLRCMRRVATVSFSSAVERLLRGLGCVDVVYLAESRPGAEFAEAYAAYSRYAQVVPIPDAAVGAFDYDAAVVGLDGLYLDAAVNKVGTLPLLAAARWVGALTIAVFESYKAVPLMSPPPMRVAAEVAGHAVEVPLFDRVPHGLIDVYVTDLGLFTEAEPLRLYRLALEKVFM; encoded by the coding sequence ATGCACACAACCGCGTCGCCCCCGGCGGCGCTACGGAGGCCCAGTGCACAGCTATATATACGCCTCATATACTACGTGGAGGAGCTGGCGAGGGAGTGGGTGAGGGGGGCGAGCTGGTACCTAGAGAGGGCCGTGGACATTGTCTCAAAGGTTGCGGATCCCTTGCCTACGGCGGAGCGCCTTCGAGGCGTGAGGCCCGGGATGGCGCCTCTCGACTTCCTCTACCTCGTGCTTAGGGAGGCGGTCTCCAGGGGGGTTGACGCCAGGGCCGCGGCGGCTAGGGTCGCCGCCTACGCCAAGGAGGCTAGGGATAGGCTGAGCCGCGGCGTGCAGTCGCTTCGGTGCATGCGGCGGGTCGCCACCGTCAGCTTCAGCTCCGCCGTGGAGAGGCTCCTCCGGGGTCTGGGATGTGTAGATGTGGTCTACCTGGCCGAGAGCAGGCCGGGGGCGGAGTTTGCCGAGGCCTACGCGGCTTATTCCCGCTACGCCCAGGTGGTGCCTATCCCGGACGCGGCGGTTGGGGCCTTCGACTACGACGCCGCTGTGGTGGGCCTCGACGGGCTCTACCTAGACGCCGCTGTGAACAAGGTGGGGACGCTCCCACTTCTGGCCGCCGCGAGGTGGGTAGGCGCCTTGACCATCGCCGTCTTCGAGAGCTACAAGGCCGTGCCTCTGATGTCGCCGCCTCCGATGCGCGTTGCGGCTGAGGTGGCGGGACACGCCGTGGAGGTGCCTCTCTTCGACAGAGTGCCGCACGGCCTAATCGATGTCTATGTGACAGACCTGGGTCTCTTCACGGAGGCGGAGCCCCTCCGCCTCTACAGGTTGGCTCTGGAAAAGGTTTTTATGTAG
- a CDS encoding metal ABC transporter ATP-binding protein, whose product MSLVVKNVTVLRGGRPAVEDISFSAEREFVLVAGPNGAGKTTLYMAILGLLPHRGEICVEGVCGAERARKIGYVPQVIRVEAQATVWEYVYLPARFRGVKEAKRAAEEALAAVGLTHLRDRPLGSLSGGQLQRAAIARALAVGGDVLLLDEPLANVDPQGRIELLALLRELKRGRTVLMTSHELTLPTNLADKILLLNRRLIAYGPPEEVLREEVLSRVYRYVRIAKTPAGYICVTEDYAHPH is encoded by the coding sequence ATGTCTCTGGTGGTTAAGAACGTGACAGTCCTCCGCGGGGGGAGGCCCGCGGTGGAGGACATCTCCTTCTCTGCGGAGAGGGAGTTCGTCCTGGTGGCGGGGCCCAACGGCGCCGGCAAAACGACGCTCTACATGGCCATCCTCGGCCTGCTCCCCCACCGGGGGGAGATATGCGTCGAGGGGGTCTGCGGGGCGGAGCGGGCCAGAAAGATAGGCTATGTGCCTCAAGTCATCAGGGTGGAGGCGCAGGCCACCGTGTGGGAGTACGTGTACCTCCCGGCGAGGTTTAGAGGGGTTAAGGAGGCGAAGAGGGCGGCTGAGGAGGCCCTAGCCGCCGTGGGCCTCACGCACCTGCGCGATAGGCCGCTGGGATCGCTCTCGGGCGGCCAGCTCCAGAGGGCGGCCATTGCGAGAGCTCTGGCGGTGGGGGGAGACGTGCTTCTCCTGGATGAGCCCCTGGCCAACGTGGATCCGCAGGGCCGTATCGAGCTCCTCGCCCTACTTAGGGAGCTGAAGAGGGGTAGAACGGTGTTGATGACCTCCCACGAGCTGACCCTCCCCACCAACCTCGCCGACAAGATACTGCTCCTCAACCGGAGGCTTATCGCCTACGGCCCGCCGGAGGAGGTGCTTAGGGAGGAGGTGCTCTCGAGGGTGTATCGCTACGTCCGCATCGCGAAAACGCCCGCGGGCTACATCTGCGTCACGGAGGACTATGCCCATCCTCATTGA
- a CDS encoding metal ABC transporter permease produces the protein MPILIEAAAAALAAGALLHAYFYAPLLFWPLASLLLSSVVLAAYSPLAVSRRMTFLAHAQGHSILTAALAAAVPTALLGQTPASPAFYLFTVLFVMLLNFAVLATERLGYRKDVATGVVMSFQLTAAIALLYLIRKLYATTLDPLALITGEYVLIGPGDLQTQLPMLAAALVFPALYGTRYLYAAVDELFAESIGMKTRRLDHLFLTSMSLAVSATVYTLGSLMPAVLLVLPGAIAARYSNKLTEQIPLAVSLAVAAAAAAHFIYTAVPWLWPSAALGAVMLALLLAKRYK, from the coding sequence ATGCCCATCCTCATTGAGGCGGCGGCCGCGGCGCTGGCGGCGGGGGCGCTTCTCCACGCGTATTTCTACGCCCCGCTCCTCTTCTGGCCTCTCGCCTCTCTGCTTTTATCATCCGTGGTGTTGGCGGCTTACAGCCCTCTGGCGGTCAGCAGGAGGATGACCTTCCTCGCCCACGCCCAAGGCCACAGCATACTGACGGCCGCCCTAGCCGCGGCGGTGCCCACAGCACTGCTGGGGCAGACGCCTGCCTCACCCGCCTTCTACCTCTTCACAGTGCTTTTCGTTATGTTGCTGAACTTCGCGGTTTTGGCAACGGAGCGTCTGGGCTATAGAAAAGACGTGGCGACAGGAGTAGTAATGTCATTCCAGCTAACGGCCGCCATCGCCCTGCTATACCTAATACGCAAGCTCTACGCCACTACTCTAGATCCCCTAGCGCTCATAACCGGAGAATACGTGCTCATCGGGCCGGGGGACCTCCAGACGCAGCTCCCCATGTTGGCCGCCGCACTTGTCTTCCCAGCCCTCTACGGGACTAGGTACCTATACGCCGCGGTGGACGAGCTCTTTGCGGAATCTATCGGCATGAAAACACGGCGTCTAGATCACCTATTCCTCACGTCGATGTCTCTAGCCGTCTCCGCCACGGTGTACACACTGGGGTCGCTCATGCCGGCGGTGTTGCTCGTCCTGCCGGGGGCGATCGCCGCCAGATACAGCAACAAGCTGACGGAGCAGATCCCGCTAGCCGTATCTCTAGCCGTGGCGGCGGCCGCGGCTGCCCACTTCATCTATACGGCTGTGCCGTGGCTTTGGCCAAGCGCCGCGCTCGGCGCTGTCATGCTGGCGCTCCTCCTGGCGAAAAGGTATAAATAG
- a CDS encoding MFS transporter: protein MIRLVTAASTVGSLIEWYEVFAYVSLSSYISKNFFPQQDPVAATILTWLVFATTFVVRPVGAVLFGHLGDRVGRKATFLATLLLMGVATFLIGLLPTYGQIGVAAPVLLTVLRILQGLSLGGELGGAVTYVLEHAPSRSRAFYVGFIAATPPLGLGLSSFTLVATAALMPPQAFQDYGWRVPFLVSIVLTVLGLVLRLKLAETPLFEKIRGEGAVSKMPVVEAVARYPGYILVGVAVAAGHAVLAYTSTGYIFPFLTQVVKLSPVEANLAVGLATVAQLPFYIINAWLADRVGRRVIYSAGVALALATYYPIFSWLVGVKDVGSVALGVFVLVLATAFTFSVLGTALAEMFPTRVRYTGMSLAINLGIGLFGGFTPSIVQAISLWLKNPLAGVLLYTYVVAGFALAVALLLMPETKDKPLD from the coding sequence ATGATCAGGTTGGTCACGGCGGCTTCCACGGTGGGGAGCTTGATCGAGTGGTACGAGGTTTTTGCCTACGTCTCCCTCTCCTCCTATATATCTAAGAACTTCTTCCCCCAGCAGGACCCCGTTGCGGCCACAATCCTCACATGGCTCGTGTTCGCCACGACCTTCGTGGTTAGGCCAGTTGGGGCGGTTCTCTTTGGGCACCTCGGCGATAGGGTTGGGAGAAAGGCGACGTTCCTCGCGACTCTACTCCTCATGGGTGTCGCGACCTTCCTCATAGGCCTCCTCCCCACCTACGGCCAGATCGGCGTTGCCGCGCCGGTGCTTTTGACGGTGCTGAGGATCCTCCAGGGCTTGTCTCTAGGCGGCGAGTTGGGAGGAGCAGTGACTTACGTCCTAGAACACGCGCCTAGCCGGAGCAGGGCGTTCTACGTGGGGTTCATCGCGGCGACGCCGCCGCTCGGCCTCGGCCTTTCTTCCTTCACCCTTGTCGCCACTGCCGCCTTGATGCCTCCCCAGGCGTTCCAAGACTACGGATGGCGCGTCCCCTTCCTGGTCTCCATAGTGCTGACGGTGCTGGGTCTAGTCCTCCGCTTGAAGCTCGCGGAGACCCCCCTCTTCGAGAAGATCAGAGGCGAGGGGGCCGTGTCCAAGATGCCGGTTGTCGAAGCCGTGGCCAGGTACCCCGGGTACATCCTCGTCGGCGTTGCGGTTGCCGCCGGGCACGCTGTTCTGGCCTACACGTCCACCGGCTACATATTTCCATTTCTGACGCAGGTCGTCAAGCTCAGCCCCGTCGAGGCCAACCTCGCGGTGGGCCTAGCCACGGTTGCCCAGCTACCCTTCTACATAATCAACGCTTGGCTCGCAGACAGAGTCGGTAGAAGGGTTATATATTCGGCGGGCGTGGCGCTGGCCCTCGCCACGTACTACCCCATCTTCAGCTGGCTTGTCGGGGTGAAAGACGTGGGCTCGGTGGCGCTGGGGGTTTTTGTGCTCGTGTTGGCCACGGCCTTCACCTTCAGCGTGTTGGGCACCGCCCTCGCCGAGATGTTCCCCACCCGGGTGAGGTATACCGGCATGTCGCTGGCCATAAACCTGGGCATCGGCCTATTCGGCGGCTTCACGCCGTCGATAGTGCAAGCCATATCCCTCTGGCTCAAAAACCCGCTGGCCGGCGTCCTGCTGTATACATACGTCGTCGCCGGCTTCGCCCTAGCCGTGGCCTTGTTGCTCATGCCGGAGACAAAGGACAAGCCTCTAGACTAG